The following proteins are co-located in the Candidatus Accumulibacter cognatus genome:
- a CDS encoding AAA family ATPase, with product MADFRGDQASGLRRLLQRPQSRIVTFSAGSVGVGKSVLVANLAATLAGQGREVLVVDESVKHGVATFYGAFAAYDLQQVIDRERSIAEVILSVAPGIRVLPAARVVKQLARLTAAEQRILLDCLGEIRPAADVVLVDTSLDHPLGFSPLGLAAHDTVIVVLPNSRSITEAYALIKKVSLGYARRHFRILVNKVRTTVDAHAIHDNIAQVTSSRRLARLDYAGCVPFDEHLQQASRLCQPVASLFPNSPAAKAYRIVANELLNWPGAEDDFGGLEDFVQQLLHLCHRIDPVAIYA from the coding sequence ATGGCTGATTTCCGAGGCGATCAGGCGTCAGGCTTGAGACGCCTCCTGCAGCGCCCGCAATCGCGTATCGTGACCTTTTCTGCCGGCAGCGTGGGGGTGGGCAAGAGCGTTCTGGTGGCCAATTTGGCGGCCACACTAGCCGGCCAGGGCAGAGAGGTTCTGGTGGTGGACGAGAGTGTCAAGCACGGCGTTGCCACATTTTACGGCGCCTTTGCAGCCTACGATCTGCAGCAGGTGATCGATCGGGAAAGGTCGATCGCGGAAGTGATTCTTTCGGTAGCGCCGGGGATCCGAGTGCTGCCGGCGGCCAGAGTCGTCAAGCAACTCGCCAGGCTCACCGCTGCCGAGCAGCGCATCCTGCTTGACTGTCTTGGTGAAATCCGGCCGGCTGCCGATGTCGTTCTGGTCGATACCTCGCTCGACCATCCGCTTGGTTTTTCGCCGCTTGGCCTCGCCGCGCACGATACCGTGATTGTCGTGTTACCGAACAGCCGGTCGATTACCGAGGCCTACGCACTGATCAAGAAAGTCAGTCTGGGTTACGCGCGCAGGCACTTCCGAATCCTGGTGAATAAGGTACGAACCACCGTCGACGCGCATGCAATCCATGACAATATTGCACAGGTGACCAGCAGTCGCCGATTGGCTCGCCTTGATTACGCGGGTTGCGTGCCTTTTGACGAACATTTGCAGCAGGCCTCCCGGTTGTGCCAACCGGTTGCCAGCTTGTTTCCGAACTCGCCAGCAGCGAAGGCATATCGAATCGTGGCCAACGAACTGTTGAATTGGCCAGGAGCCGAAGACGATTTCGGAGGACTCGAAGATTTTGTGCAACAACTGCTACACTTGTGCCACCGCATCGATCCAGTTGCTATCTACGCCTGA